The genomic stretch ATGCTTTCCCTTATCCCTTACAATGAACAAGATTATCAGTTGCTTTGTGAAAAGATAACAGCAGAAAAAGTGAAAAAACATTTAGAAGGAATTGTAGAAGGTAAGGTTATCAGATATGAACTCCCTAATATTTCGGCTTTACAATTTGTGTGCTATAACGCTATGGGCGGAGGGGTAACAACATCATTAAGCATTGATACACATGGAAAGAGCCTTAGCTATGCTCTATTGGAAATGAAAGTTGATATGTAAGAAAGTCCTGCCTTGTAGGCAGGATTCTCTTACATAATATTAAAATCTGTCACAAGAGAAACAACATTTCCTTTTTCATTAATTCCCCAATATGAGGCATAAAATCCATCTCCATATCCGGAAGAGAAGATTAGGGCATTAAGGTTATATTCTTCATCAAGGATTAAATTTCCCCACATATCATCGTGTTCTTCAAGTTTTTCTTCTAGAATGTCATCATAGAAGCTAATAAAGTCATCTCCAAGCTCGTTGATTTTCTGTCTTTCGAGCTCTTCCATCTTTAGTACAGCACTTCCATCAGCAAAACAGCTTAAACCTGTATCAACAGGATGGCCAAAAATCATATTTTTCTTAAGATTTTTAATATGTTGACCAGGTTTTGTTGCCATTTCAAAGCGAACTGGCTTTTGAGTTGAAAACGTAATAAGAGCTCCGGCGACAGAGTTTTCTTTATCTAATAGTAAAGAAACAGGATATGAGCCAGGTTGAACGTTTTTTTGGAAAGCGGTACCTTCCTCAAAAAAGTTAGGATCACATGCAACGATATTTCCAGATATAATGGTAATGTTCTCGATAGATTGATAGTATAGGTTTTCTTTCTCATGAAGAAGAAAAGAAAGTAGCTCTTGCATATGTTTTCATCCTTTCTAAGCCAATAGTCTTTCCTAGTATAACAGCAAACAAGAAAAGAAATTTCAATTCTATACGTTTTTAGTGAAAATAGTACTAAAAAAGTGTTTGCAAGCGCAATCATTCTGTTGTATACTAAGTTCATAGATAAGGATTGTTACTGTTCGGCAGGCAAAACCTGAATTCATTAGAGTGTTATAGGCTTCTATAATGCTGTCATGAGTTCGGGTTTTTTTGTTAGCGAACAAAATTTCAGTGACAAGGTGAATCATTATGCGCATAAAGAAAATTTTTAACAATAACGTTATTCTTTCAGAAAGTGAACATAATCAAGAAATAGTTGTAATGGGAAGAGGACTCGCTTTTCAAAAGAAAGCAGGAGACGAAGTTGAGGAAGAGAAGATTGAAAAAACATTCGTTATTCACTCAGAATCTACTGCTAACAAATTATCTGAACTTCTCAAAGATATTCCGTTTCTCCACTTAGAAGTATCAAATGACATTATTGAATTAGCTCAAGAAAAACTATCATGTCAGCTTAATGAGACGGTATACCTTTCATTAACAGATCATATTCATTTCGCACTAACCCGCTTTAAAGAAGGACTTATCATTAAGAACCCGCTTTTATGGGAAGTTAAGAAATTTTATAAAGATGAACACGCTGTTGCCCTTCTTGCACTAGATTTGATTGAAGAACGTACAGGCATTCGTTTACCAGAAGATGAAAGCGCATCAATTGCTCTTCACCTTTTCAATGCCCGCCAAGATTCATCAGGTATGGAAGAGACAATGGAAATGACAAATATCGTGAATAGTGTTGTAAATATTGTGAACTATCACTACGGTATTTCCTTTGATGAAGAGTCTATTAATTACAATCGTTTTATTACACACTTACGCTATTTTGCTTATCGAATGCTACGCGGGGAGCTTGAGCATGATGAAGAAGAAAATTCTCTCTATGAGCAAGTGAAAAATCAGTATCCTGCAGCAGATGAATGTACAAAAAAAGTACAGAAATATTTACAAAAAGAGTATAATGTTAAAATGACGAAAGATGAGTTATCATACTTTATTATCCACATTCATAGAGTTTCTAATCGAGAAAAAAATAAATAACGACACTCATTTAGGATTGTTACTGGTTAGCAGGCAAAACCTGAAGAGAACAAAGAAAAGACGATGCTCTTTTCGTGTTCCCTTCAGGTTTTTTACGTTAAAAAGGAGGAAAGAGCTATGGATAACAAGCAGCTTGGTAATGAAATTGTAGAACTAGTTGGTGGAGAAGGCAACATTATATCCCTTGTCCATTGTGCAACACGCCTTCGCTTTAAGCTTCGAAAGCATAGCGAAGCAAATAAAGATGCCCTAACGAATCACCCAGAAGTGATTACAGTTGTTGAAAAGGGAGGGCAGTTTCAAGTTGTAGTTGGAAACCGCGTTGGAAAAGTATACAGCGAGATTATGAAAAACCATGCGATCAAAGGTGGGGATGAAGGAGCAGAAGGCGGCGGAGAAAAGGTTAGCGTTGTCTCTCGCGTCTTTGAATATATTTCAGGCACGTTCTCGCCGCTTATTCCCGCTTTAGCAGGAGCAGGGATGATTAAAGCCCTCCTTGCCGTGTTAACTCTTTTAAACGTGTTGGATGCTAAAAGTACAACATATGCCGTTTTAAATGCCGCATCTGGAGGAGTATTTTACTTTCTCCCAGTCTTTGTCGGTATTACAGCAGCACGGAAATTAAATGCAAATCCATTTGTAGGGGGAGCCATTGCAGCAGGACTTTTGGAACCTAATTTTACGGCTCTTATTGAACAGAGTGGAAATATAAACTTTTTAAATATTCCACTTCTTGCAATTGATTACTCTTCAACGGTTTTCCCGATGCTGATTGCGATTGCGATTTATGCGATGCTTGAGAAAGTATTAAAAAAGTACACGCCAGATACAATTCAATTATTCTTTGTACCAATGATCAGCTTGCTTATTATGGTTCCTTTGACAGCGCTTGCATTCGGTCCTTTTGCTGAATATGTAAGTGCCGGCATTGGATCAGGCATTGTCTTTATGCTAGATAAATCAGCAATTCTTACAGGGATTTTAATTGCTGCTGCTTGGCCAATCCTCGTTATTTTAGGGGTTCACTGGGGAATTACGCCAATTTCGATTGCAAACTTTTCACGTGGCGGAGATATGATTAACCCAATTACAGCAGCTGCCACATTTGCTCAAATGGGAATTGCACTTGGTGTTTACCTTCGCGCTCGCAAAAACAAAAATTTGCAGTCCCTTTCAATTGCTGCCCTTTTATCAGGACTATTCGCAGGGGTAACAGAGCCCATTCTTTACGGAATTATCCTACGCTATAAAAAGCTTATACCAATCTTACTTGCATCAGGTGGACTTGGAGGGGCCTTTATTGCAGTGTTCGATGTAAGAGTCTTTACATTTGTATTTAACAGCATGTTTACAATTCCTGCTTATTCTCCAATGGTAGGATATGTGATTGGAATTAGTATTTCATTTGCAGCAGCAACTATTTTAACCTTTATTATCGGTGCTGAAGGTAAAAAGAAAGAAGGAAAAAAAGAAGAAGGAAAAGCAGAGGTAGCAGCAACTGCAGAACCTGCTGTGACTAATATGAAAAACAGTCAGAAGACTGAACTTTCTTCTCCATTAGTGGGAGAAATGGTTCCATTAGAAAATGTAGAAGACCCTGTTTTTTCAAGCGGCGCAATGGGAAAAGGTGTAGCTGTTGAACCAACAGAAGGGATTGTATATGCACCGTTTGATGGAGAAGTATCTATTTTGTTTCCAACAAAGCATGCAATTGGCTTAAAAAGTGATGATGGGATCGAACTACTGATCCACGTTGGACTTGATACAGTACAGCTTGATGGCAAACATTTTTCAGCATACGTTTCTCAAGGAGAGAAAGTGAAAAAGGGAACTAAGCTTGTCACATTTGATATTGAAGGTATTCAAAAAGAAGGATACCAAACAACAACGCCTGTTATTGTAACAAATACAGATCAATATTTAGATGTTGTGCCATCAACATTTAAGCATGTGAATAGTAAAGAGCCTGTGTTTACCGTTATAAAATAATAAACCGAGAGGAAGATGAAATATGGCTACATTTAAACCAACATTTCCAAAAAACTTTTACTGGGGTGGAGCAACTGCTGCTAACCAAATTGAAGGAGCATTTGATAAAGATGGAAAGGGATTATCAGCTGCAGACTTTGTAGAATATATTCCAAAAGAAGAGCGCACAAAAGATAATGCAATGGAAATCACCTCAGAACAAATTCGTAAAACACTTAGCGGCGAGAGTACAGGACGTTTTCCAAAACGTGAAGGAGTAGACTTCTATCATCGCTATAAAGAAGATATCGCTCTTCTTGCTGAAATGGGTTTTACAGCTTTTCGACTTTCTATTCACTGGTCAAGAATTTTTCCAAACGGCTATGATAAAGAGCCAAATGAAGCTGGTCTAGCTTTTTATGATCGCGTGTTTGATGAACTCGCAAAATATAACATTGAGCCAATTGTAACGTTATCTCATTATGAGACACCATACGGACTAACAGAGAAATATAATGGATGGGCAGGACGTGAAGTGATTGATCATTTTGTACGCTACGCGGAAACGGTCTTTACTCGCTACAAAGACAAAGTAAAGTTTTGGATTTCATTTAATGAAATTAACGTGATTACATTAAGTCCATTTACAGGAGGAGGGATTGTGTCAGACCGTGAGGAAAATCCCGTACAAACGAAATACCAAGCTCTTCACCATCAGTTTGTAGCAAGTGCTCTTGTGACGAAAAGATTGCATGAAATTAATCCAGAAGGAAAAATGGGTTGCATGCTAGCAAGAATGAGTCACTATGCAAATACACCAAACCCTGAAGATGTCTTAAAAGCTCAAAAAGACAATCAAGATAACTTGTTCTTTACAGATGTCCATGCAAGAGGAGAATATCCAAAATATATGGAGCGTTTCTTCATTGAAAATGATATTAAAATTATCAAAGAAACAGGAGACGATGAAATTATTAAACAGTATCCTGTTGACTATATTACAATTAGTTACTATATGTCTATGCTGTCATCCTCTGCTCCTGAGGGAGAGCGCACAGATGGAAACTTGATGAATTCTCTTAAAAATCCTTATTTAGAAGCATCTGATTGGGGTTGGCAAATTGACCCTGTTGGTTTGCGAATCGTGTTGAATGATATGTATGACCGCTATAGACTTCCAATCTTTATTGTTGAAAATGGCTTAGGTGCATATGACAAAGTAGAAGAAGACGGATCAATTCATGATACGTACCGTATTGATTATTTACGCAAGCACATTGAGCAAATGAAAGAAGCGATAGGAGATGGAGTGGAACTGCTTGGTTATACATCTTGGGGACCAATTGATTTAGTTTCGATGTCAACGAGCGAAATGTCTAAACGATATGGCTACGTTTACGTTGATAAAGATGATGATGGAAATGGTACATTAGACAGAAAGAGAAAAGATTCGTTTTATTGGTATAAGAAAGTCATCGCAAGCAATGGAGAAGAACTATAAGAAACGAAAAAACCGGTATGAACTTACATGCCGGTTTTTTAATCTGTAAATAAAGATTGTTTATTTTATATGTAATGGAGAAGGAGGGATTTTGGATGCTAAATCTATAGGGTGAAAAAAGAGAGTATTTTTGTGTAAAACGGGAACAGTGATAAAAGATGAAGTTTTTTCTACGCGATTTTCAGAAAGTATGAAAAGTTTGACTGCTGAACGAGAAAGAAGGTAAAATGAAAATAGAATGAATATTCATTCTTACTTAAGAGATGCTTGTTGAGAGGATGGACATCATGCAAAATAAGCGCGATAAAATTATGGATGCTGCACTCGAGCTTTTTGCAGAGCGAGGTTTTAACGCTACAACAGTTCCGACAATCGCTTTAAATGCTGAAGTAGGAGCAGGGACCATTTATCGTTATTTTGAGCATAAAGAAGCTCTTGTTAATGCTGTTTTTCAGCGGTGCGTAGAAAGCTTTTCACACCATTTACAAGAGAACTATCCGAGTGATTCCGGTATTAGAGAACAGTTTCGACACCTGTTTTTTAAAGTAGTTGGTTTTGCCCGAGATCACGTTTATGCTTTTTCATTTTTAGAAAGCCAAAGCAATGCGCCCTATTTAGATTCAAAAAGTATTGACATTTTCCAAGAAATGATGGATTTTTTCTATCAGTTTTTAGAGGAAGGAAAGAAAGTAAATGTTATTCGCTCTGTACCAACAGAAGCACTGTTTGCGATTGTGTACGGTGCATATGTTGAGATAGCAAAACTTTTGCGTAAAAAAATTCTTTCAGAAAGTGATCAACTTATGAATAGTTTAGAAGCGTGTTGTTGGGATGCGGTGAGAGTGTAGAAATTCTACCGCTTTCTTATTAAGAAGAAAAGAATGAACATTCATTCCGCTACATTAATTTATGAAAATAGAATGATAGATACTTATATTTTTCGTCAGTCTATCTTATGAAACAATTGCACAAAAAAGAGGAGGCTTTTCTCATGGAAAAAGAACGTACTATTCCACAACCTAAAACTTATGGACCGTTAGGCAGCTTGCCGCTTATGGATAAAGATAAGCCAATGCAAACATTTATGAAAATTGGTCAGGAACTAGGCCCTATTTTTCAATTTCAATTTCCACATGCTTTAGGAACATTTGTCTCGGGACATGATTTAGTTGCTGAAGTATGTGATGAAGAGAAGTTTCAAAAGCAGCTAGGAGTGTCTCTTACAAGCGCTAGAGAGTTTGCAGGTGACGGACTTTTTACAAGTTATACAGAAGAGCCGAATTGGAAAAAAGCCCATAATATTTTATTACCAAGTTTTAGTCAACGCGCAATGAAAGGTTATCATCATATGATGCTTGATATTGCAACACAGCTTGTTGAAAAATGGGAACGTCTAAATAAAGAAGAAGAAATTGATGTACCAGAAGATATGACTCGTCTAACATTGGATACAATTGGTCTTTGCGGTTTTGGTTATCGTTTCAATAGCTTCTACCGAGAAGGAGCTCATCCATTTGTAGATAGTATGGTAAGAGCATTGGATGAATCAATGAATAAAATGAATCGTTTACCTATTCAAGATAAGCTCATGGTGCGTAAAAAACGTCAATTTCAAGAGGACAAAATGTTCATGTTTGAACTCGCTGATGAGATTATTAAAGAGCGTAAAAAACAAGGGGAGGTAGATGGGGACGATCTTCTTGCCCATATGCTAAATGGAAAAGATCCTGAAACAGGAGAGAAACTAGATGATGAAAATATTCGCTACCAAATGATTACGTTTTTAATTGCGGGTCATGAAACAACGAGCGGTCTTTTATCATTTGCGATTTACTATCTTTTGAAAAATCCGCGCGTGCTCAAGAAAGCATACAAGGAAGTTGATGAAGTATTAACAGGAATGCCGACTTATGAAGATGTAAGAAAGTTAAAATATATTCGAATGATTTTAAATGAAGCCCTACGACTTTGGCCAACTGCTCCAGCTTTTTCTCTTTATGCGAAAGAGGATATTATGCTCGGAGGAAAATATCCAATAGAAAAGAACCAAAGCGTAAGCGTTCTTTTAGGAAATCTTCACCGAGACAAAAGAGTGTGGGGAGAAAATGTGGAAGAATTCCGACCAGAACGGTTCCAAGATGAAGAGAAAATTCCACATCATGCGTACAAACCGTTTGGAAATGGTCAGCGCGCATGTATTGGTCAACAGTTTGCACTGCATGAAGCAACGCTTGTACTAGGAATGATCCTGCAAAGATTTAATATTGTAGATCATAGAAACTACGAACTAAAAGTAAAAGAAACGTTAACATTAAAACCTGACAATTTTACAATTAAAGTAAGCACTCGCGAGCGCGAATATGCAGCTCTAAACGAGCATAAAAGCGAAAACAAAGCAGCTGAAAAAGTAGAACAAGACGTTATCATTGAAGAGCATAACACACCGCTTCTTGTTCTTCATGGATCAAATTTAGGCACTGCTGAAGGAATTGCAAATGAACTTGCTGAGCTTGGCGAGAGATACGGTTTCTCCACAACTATTGCCTCTTTGAACAGTTATAGTGGCAAGCTACCAATATCAGGCGCAGTCTTAATTGTTTCAGCTTCCTATAATGGAAAAGCTCCAGATAATGCAACGGAGTTTGTGAACTGGTTAGAAACGTCAAAAAATGATTTATCAGGTGTTCACTATGCTGTGTTTGGATGTGGTGACAGAAACTGGGCAAGTACGTATCAACGGATACCGAGAGTAATTGATGAAAAAATGACTAAGCTTGGTGCAGAACGGATTGTAGATAGAGGAGAAGGAGATGCAAGCGGCGACTTTGAGCTTCATCTCGATGAGTGGAAAAATCAATTGACGAAAAAAGTGAAAGAAACATTTAACGTCGAAGAAACGAAAGAAGTAGCAGAGAAAAAAGGATTGAACGTGACATTTGTAAAAGAAAACGTTCAGCATCCACTTGTCAAAACGTATAAAGCACAAGAAGCAGAAATTCTGTTAAATAAGGAGCTTCAGAGAGAAGAAAGTGGCAGAAGTACACGTCATATTGAAATCTCTTTACCAAATGGAGTTTCTTATAAGGAAGGAGATCACCTCGGTATTCTTCCGCAAAATAGTGCTGAGCTTGTTAATCGAGTATTGAAGCGTTACGGATTAGACGGCAGTGAAAGCATTATATTAGAAGGCGATGTATATGGACTTCAACACTTACCGTTGAATAAACCTGTAAGAGTGCGAGATGTTTTGACTTTTAATGTTGAATTGCAAGAACCTGTTTCAAGAAAAGCACTACAAGAGTTAGCAGAAGCAACCGTTTGTCCGCCGCATAAATATGAACTTGAAGCCCTTCTAGGAGATCACTATAGTGAAAACGTGACGAACAAACGATTAACAATGCTGTCTCTTCTTGAAAAATATGAAGCGTGTGAATTGTCATTTGAGCGCTTTTTAACACTTTGTCCACCGTTAAAACCGCGCTATTATTCTATTTCAAGTTCACCGCTTAAGAGCAATCAAAAAGCAAGTATTACAGTAAGTGTAGTAGAAGGAAAAGCATGGAGTGGAGATGGAATGTATCATGGTGTTGCTTCATCTTACCTTGCTCAATGTCAAGCAGGTGAAAAAGTGATGATGTTTATTAATACACCTCAGTCTCGGTTTGAGCTTCCAGCTGACGAAAGTAGACCACTTATTATGGTTGGACCAGGAACAGGCGTTGCTCCGTTCAGAGGATTTTTACAAGCCAGATCCCTGTTAAAAGAGAAAGGAAAAACACTCGGAGAAGCCCATCTTTACTTTGGTTGCCGAAATGAAGCCCATGATTTTATTTACAAAGATGAACTTGAAAAAGCAGAAAGTGACGGTATTGTAACCCTGCATACGGCATTTTCAAGAATGGAAAGCTGTGACAAAACGTACGTTCAACACTTAATAGAACAGGATGCAGCAGAAGTGATTTCTATTCTTGTTGAAAAAGAAGGAGCTCTTTATATTTGCGGAGACGGCAAAAGTATGGCTCCTGCCGTAGAAAGTACGTTGAAAAAGGCATATCAAGACATAAAACATAAAAGTGAAGAGGAAGCAGAGCGTTTTCTTCTCGATTTAGAAGAACAAGGCCGCTTCGCAAAGGATGTTTGGGCAGGATAAATAGCAAAAGGAGCTAACTAAAGTTAGCTCCTTTTATTGTATATCTTGAATGCCTGATAAACGAATCGAAAAAATATTTTGCTTTTCATCTTTCAGAAATAAAGTTTGATCTAAGAGGTTAAGATTATGAACGCGCCCTTGACAAGTTTGCAGAAGCCCATCTTCATAATAATTAATTGTAAGCAACCGGTTTTTTCGTAGCGCTTTTAAAATCATGACATTCTCCTTTGTTATTTATATTAAAATTTTTAATCTTTTATAGAATTTCCTTACTTTTATTATATACAAAAAAGGTAAGCGTTTTCAATAAAGTTATGAACAATTTGTGAATCATTGTGCAAAAGAAAAAATCAGGAAATTGTATAGCGTGTAAACAGCTTAAAAACAAGCTCTTTTCGTGTAGATACACCTGTTTTAAGAAAGATAGATTTTAAATGATCTTGCACTGTATAAGGAGAAAGAAAGAGATCATTCGCTATTTCTTTAGTTGAAGAACCTTTAATTAAATAATCTAGGATATTACTTTCACGTTTTGATAAATTATAATCCTTTTTATTAATGGTTAGAATATCTGTTGGAGAGGCCTGAGAGATATTTATGGCTATGTTGAAATCCTTTTTATCTTTTATTAAGAGTAAAGAGGAAAGCGTTAGAAATCCGTACTTTTGAAGAGCAAGTAGCGTATGTGCTGACCCTTCCTCACTTCCTAGCGGCCAGTAGCAGAGGGCTTGAATTGACTTTGGCAATTTATTCCCCTCTAACGATTCAGAAGCTCTTAGGGCATCTAACATCTTTATACCTGTTTTTGTGTAAGATATCAGTTTAAGATCAGGAGAAAATAACAACATTTTAGGTTGTAAAGAAACGGGTTCTAACAATAAATGATAAAAGGTCTGAAGTCCACGACCAATCGAGGAAGAAAGGTTTTCAATAAGCTCTTTTTCTTCACTTTGAAAGTGTTCTTATGTTTTGAATAACGTTAAATACCCAAGACATTGATTTTTATATACCAAAACAGCACGAAGTTCGTCCTTGAATCCGGCGGGTTTTAAGATTGATGTGTATCTGTAACTTTTCTTAAGCTGTTCATCCTTTTGTTCACTTAGCACAGCTGCTCGTATTTCTTGATGAAAAAGTCTTGCATAGTGATTTACGTCTTATTGTAAATATTCATTTTTTAAAATCTGATGATGAATACTTTCAATGTTATGCTCTGTAACAGCTCCTATAGAAAGTAATGTGTGAGGGTCTACTGCAGACAGGCAATATGCTTCAAAAGAGAGTTCTTGCTGTAAAAGAGTGATAACACATTGCCGGTATGTCCAAGATGATGTGCATGTTTTTTCTAAGCGATGTAAAGCTGTGTCAATTTCACGCCACTTTTTCATATCATTGCTCCTGATATTTTTATTTCCCCATGTTTCTAGGATCGTCTTTTTTTCTTCTTCTTTATAATTGAGAATAGTTCTTAATTAATTTTATCGAAAAGAGTAGAGATTAGAAAGACTTTATAGGAGGAGAAAAGATGAAGGAAGTAAGCAATATGAATTGGTATAGTGATGAAGTATATAATTATCAAACAAAAATACCCTTGAAAATCCCAGGATATGATGAACTTTATAAGATGATGAATTATCTTATGTCAGTATATGTCTCCTCAGAAAACAAGCATATTCATATGCTTATCGTTGGGGCTGGAGGAGGACAAGAACTTATAACTCTCGGGAATAGAAATAAGGGATGGACATTTACAGGAGAGACCCTTCTATAAAAATGCTTCGTATCGCCCAACAGCGCACTAAGAAAGTAGGGGTAAACGCCAATTTTATACATGGAGAGGTAGAAGGTATAACAGGGAAATTTACAGGTGCAACTTGCATGCTTGTACTTCACTTTTTGAAGGAAGCAGAACAAGAGAAGTTGCTAAAAGAAATAAGTGAGCGATTAAAAAGTGGAGATCCTCTTTTTGTAGCTTCTATTGTTGGTGAAAAGGGAAGCGAGTTTCAATGGCAAATGAAAGCATGGAAAGAATACATGCTTTCAAACGGAATTCCTATTGAAGAGTGGCTTAACTTTGAAAAATCAATCGATAATACCATTCGTCTTATTTCAAGTGCGAAAATGAAGCATCTTTTAAACAGATCAGGATTTACAGAAGTAACAAAGTTTTATAAAGGTTTTTTAGTAGAAGGATGGGTGGGGGTAAATGGATAAAAAGTATTTTAGTGGTTCTTTTTTCCTGTCTTTCATAAAAAAAATTGATAAAAACTAAAAAGATTAAATTTTTTTTAGTAAAATCCATTGATATAAGAAATATTTTTCCTTATAATTGATTTATAGATTGAAAGTGCTTTCAGCAAACAGTACGTTTTGAAAGCGCTCGCCATATACTAAAAATTTGAAATTCAGACATGATATACAACAGGAAGGGGAATGAACCTTGGATTTCTATCTACTAATTATGACGCTAATATCTATTGCAATTGTAGTTGTTGGAGTTTCGGTGTTCAAATGGCATGCGTTCATTAGTTTGCTTGTAGCTAGTTTATTTCTGGCTATAACATCAGGACTCTCGTTAGATAAAATTGTAACTTCTTATGAAAGCGGTGTCGGCAGTGTACTCGGACACCTAGTTGGAATTTTAGCACTTGGAACAATTTTAGGAAAAATGATGGCTGAATCAGGAGCCGGTATGAGAGTTGCTGACTTCTTCATTCGATCTTTTGGACGTAAGAAGCTTCCATGGGCAATGCTTATTTCAGGATTCGTTATTGGTATTCCGGTCTTTTTTGAAGTAGGAATTATTATCTTAATTCCACTTGTTATTTCGATTTATAAAACAACAAAGCAAAATATCCTATTAATTGCACTTCCAGTTATCGCAGGTCTTTCAATTGTGCACGGAATTGTACCTCCGCATCCTGGGGCAATGACAGCCATTGGAATTTATAACGCAGACCTTGGCAAAGTTTTAATTTATGCTCTTATTATTGCCATTCCAGCTGCAATTGTGGCCGGACCTGTTTTTGCAAAATGGGTTCATAAACGAGTAATTCCAGAAAAAGAGCCTGAGCTTATTCGTATTAATACATCATCAAGCAGTTTACCAAGCACAGGCGTTTCGTTTTTCGTTATTTTACTTCCGATTCTTTTAATGGTTCTGTCTGTTGTAGCACCTACAGTTGAAGCGTTACCAAAGTTTGTTATTCAGGCATTAGAGTTCATTGGTAATCCACTTGTAGCTCTTTTACTTGCTTGTTTTGCTGCTTTCTATCTTTTAGGATTCCGTCAAGGCATGGATAAAAATATGGTGAAAAAGCTTACTGAAGATGCTGTA from Priestia filamentosa encodes the following:
- a CDS encoding bifunctional cytochrome P450/NADPH--P450 reductase — encoded protein: MEKERTIPQPKTYGPLGSLPLMDKDKPMQTFMKIGQELGPIFQFQFPHALGTFVSGHDLVAEVCDEEKFQKQLGVSLTSAREFAGDGLFTSYTEEPNWKKAHNILLPSFSQRAMKGYHHMMLDIATQLVEKWERLNKEEEIDVPEDMTRLTLDTIGLCGFGYRFNSFYREGAHPFVDSMVRALDESMNKMNRLPIQDKLMVRKKRQFQEDKMFMFELADEIIKERKKQGEVDGDDLLAHMLNGKDPETGEKLDDENIRYQMITFLIAGHETTSGLLSFAIYYLLKNPRVLKKAYKEVDEVLTGMPTYEDVRKLKYIRMILNEALRLWPTAPAFSLYAKEDIMLGGKYPIEKNQSVSVLLGNLHRDKRVWGENVEEFRPERFQDEEKIPHHAYKPFGNGQRACIGQQFALHEATLVLGMILQRFNIVDHRNYELKVKETLTLKPDNFTIKVSTREREYAALNEHKSENKAAEKVEQDVIIEEHNTPLLVLHGSNLGTAEGIANELAELGERYGFSTTIASLNSYSGKLPISGAVLIVSASYNGKAPDNATEFVNWLETSKNDLSGVHYAVFGCGDRNWASTYQRIPRVIDEKMTKLGAERIVDRGEGDASGDFELHLDEWKNQLTKKVKETFNVEETKEVAEKKGLNVTFVKENVQHPLVKTYKAQEAEILLNKELQREESGRSTRHIEISLPNGVSYKEGDHLGILPQNSAELVNRVLKRYGLDGSESIILEGDVYGLQHLPLNKPVRVRDVLTFNVELQEPVSRKALQELAEATVCPPHKYELEALLGDHYSENVTNKRLTMLSLLEKYEACELSFERFLTLCPPLKPRYYSISSSPLKSNQKASITVSVVEGKAWSGDGMYHGVASSYLAQCQAGEKVMMFINTPQSRFELPADESRPLIMVGPGTGVAPFRGFLQARSLLKEKGKTLGEAHLYFGCRNEAHDFIYKDELEKAESDGIVTLHTAFSRMESCDKTYVQHLIEQDAAEVISILVEKEGALYICGDGKSMAPAVESTLKKAYQDIKHKSEEEAERFLLDLEEQGRFAKDVWAG
- a CDS encoding YolD-like family protein, which encodes MILKALRKNRLLTINYYEDGLLQTCQGRVHNLNLLDQTLFLKDEKQNIFSIRLSGIQDIQ
- a CDS encoding helix-turn-helix transcriptional regulator — protein: MPKSIQALCYWPLGSEEGSAHTLLALQKYGFLTLSSLLLIKDKKDFNIAINISQASPTDILTINKKDYNLSKRESNILDYLIKGSSTKEIANDLFLSPYTVQDHLKSIFLKTGVSTRKELVFKLFTRYTIS
- a CDS encoding class I SAM-dependent methyltransferase, with amino-acid sequence MLRIAQQRTKKVGVNANFIHGEVEGITGKFTGATCMLVLHFLKEAEQEKLLKEISERLKSGDPLFVASIVGEKGSEFQWQMKAWKEYMLSNGIPIEEWLNFEKSIDNTIRLISSAKMKHLLNRSGFTEVTKFYKGFLVEGWVGVNG
- a CDS encoding gluconate:H+ symporter codes for the protein MDFYLLIMTLISIAIVVVGVSVFKWHAFISLLVASLFLAITSGLSLDKIVTSYESGVGSVLGHLVGILALGTILGKMMAESGAGMRVADFFIRSFGRKKLPWAMLISGFVIGIPVFFEVGIIILIPLVISIYKTTKQNILLIALPVIAGLSIVHGIVPPHPGAMTAIGIYNADLGKVLIYALIIAIPAAIVAGPVFAKWVHKRVIPEKEPELIRINTSSSSLPSTGVSFFVILLPILLMVLSVVAPTVEALPKFVIQALEFIGNPLVALLLACFAAFYLLGFRQGMDKNMVKKLTEDAVLPVCSIILIVGAGGGFKQILIDSGVGESIAQMAEHLSLSPIVLAFLVAGLIRIATGSATVALTTAAGIVSPVVANMTGVNLELLVIATGAGSLMFSHVNDAGFWLVKEYLGLTVKETFKTWTVLETLLSFIAFAGVLIFDIFV